From the candidate division KSB1 bacterium genome, one window contains:
- the queA gene encoding tRNA preQ1(34) S-adenosylmethionine ribosyltransferase-isomerase QueA: protein MKLADFQYNLPEKLIAQYPAKRRDQARLMIVNRETGDIDEALFSDVVDYMTEGDCLVINETKVFPARLMGTKDRTDAQVEIFLLRELEPSLWEVLVKPARKVRIGNRLTVGKELVGDVIDNTVSGGRVVRFHYEGDFYAIVERIGKSPLPPYIKREPEPLDKERYQTVYAKTRGAVAAPTAGLHFTKELLKKIEKKGVKIVPVLLHLGLGSFRPVAVEDLSRHKMDSEYYEISEASVEAINETIRSGHKVIAVGTSAVRVLETVVTSEGFVKPGKGWTDKFIYPPYEFKIVDRLITNFHLPGSTLLMMVCAFAGRDLIFKAYRRAIREKFRFYSYGDAMLIL, encoded by the coding sequence ATGAAGCTTGCAGACTTCCAGTACAATCTACCCGAGAAGCTCATTGCGCAGTATCCTGCAAAGCGCCGCGACCAGGCTCGCCTGATGATAGTCAATCGCGAGACCGGTGATATCGATGAGGCGCTTTTCAGCGATGTGGTGGACTATATGACGGAGGGCGACTGCTTAGTCATCAACGAAACCAAGGTGTTTCCGGCGCGCCTGATGGGTACCAAGGACCGCACCGATGCACAAGTGGAGATTTTTCTGTTGCGCGAGTTGGAGCCTAGCCTGTGGGAGGTCCTCGTCAAGCCGGCGCGGAAGGTACGCATCGGCAACCGGTTGACCGTGGGCAAGGAGCTCGTCGGCGACGTCATCGACAATACCGTTTCCGGTGGGCGAGTGGTCCGCTTCCATTACGAGGGGGACTTTTACGCTATTGTGGAGCGAATCGGAAAGTCACCTCTGCCGCCTTACATCAAGCGCGAGCCCGAGCCTTTGGACAAGGAACGTTACCAAACGGTCTATGCCAAGACACGGGGCGCCGTGGCAGCTCCCACCGCCGGGCTTCACTTTACTAAAGAACTGCTCAAGAAGATCGAAAAGAAGGGGGTGAAAATCGTTCCGGTCCTGCTCCACCTGGGGTTGGGCAGCTTCCGCCCTGTAGCGGTAGAGGACTTGAGCCGCCACAAGATGGATTCCGAGTACTACGAGATTTCTGAGGCGTCGGTGGAGGCCATCAACGAGACCATACGCTCGGGGCACAAAGTGATCGCGGTGGGTACGAGCGCAGTGCGGGTGTTAGAAACGGTAGTCACCTCTGAAGGATTCGTAAAGCCGGGCAAAGGGTGGACGGACAAGTTCATCTATCCACCATACGAGTTCAAGATCGTTGATCGGCTGATTACCAACTTCCACTTGCCGGGATCGACGCTGCTCATGATGGTATGCGCATTCGCCGGGCGTGATTTGATTTTCAAGGCCTATCGCAGGGCGATCCGGGAGAAGTTTCGCTTCTACAGCTATGGCGATGCTATGCTGATCCTGTGA
- the ruvC gene encoding crossover junction endodeoxyribonuclease RuvC, which yields MYVLGVDPGVARTGYGVVVAQGDRWGAVSYGSIVSEAREPLSRRLRTIYDELTAVLDASPVDGMAVEELFLAKNPRMALSVGHARGVVLLLAEQRGIPVFEYAVTEIKRAVVGNGAASKEQVRYMVSKLLGLGHVPQAYDAADALAVALCHLQRTARNPMRTSG from the coding sequence GTGTACGTCTTAGGTGTTGACCCGGGGGTGGCCCGCACGGGCTATGGCGTAGTAGTCGCACAAGGTGACCGTTGGGGGGCGGTCAGCTATGGGAGTATCGTGAGTGAGGCGCGCGAGCCTCTTTCCAGACGCCTGCGCACCATCTACGATGAGCTAACCGCCGTGCTGGACGCCTCTCCGGTGGACGGGATGGCGGTGGAGGAGCTGTTTCTCGCCAAGAACCCACGCATGGCGTTGAGCGTCGGTCACGCGCGCGGAGTGGTCCTCCTCCTGGCAGAACAGCGCGGTATCCCAGTGTTTGAGTACGCGGTCACCGAGATCAAGCGTGCAGTGGTGGGCAATGGCGCAGCCTCCAAGGAGCAGGTGCGTTACATGGTGAGCAAGCTGTTGGGCCTCGGGCACGTGCCTCAGGCGTACGATGCTGCGGACGCGCTGGCGGTTGCTCTGTGCCACCTCCAGCGTACCGCGAGGAACCCAATGCGAACTTCCGGCTGA
- the ruvB gene encoding Holliday junction branch migration DNA helicase RuvB codes for MTPDRQNVDRATNPGRLEGEVEFDTALRPTSFEEFVGQKKLVDNLRVFIQAAKQRGEPLDHCLFYGPPGLGKTTLATIIAHELGVNLRSTSGPALERPLDLVGLLTRLEERDVLFIDEVHRLNRVVEEYLYPALEEFQVDIIIDKGPNARSVRIKLPPFTLIGATTRAGLLTSPLRSRFGVTNRLDYYKPEELFLIIQRSARILGIGLDEEAGMEIARRSRGTPRVANRLLRRVRDFAQVEGLPRITLAVTIDALRRLDVDELGLDEMDKRIICTVIEKFKGGPVGLNTLAVAVGEDGETIEEVYEPYLVQEGFIDRTSRGRTATERAFVHFGFKQPRRKQESLF; via the coding sequence ATGACACCAGATAGACAGAACGTTGATAGGGCCACTAATCCCGGACGACTGGAGGGCGAGGTCGAATTTGACACTGCCCTTCGCCCCACTTCGTTCGAGGAGTTTGTGGGGCAGAAAAAACTGGTGGACAACCTGCGGGTCTTTATCCAGGCTGCCAAACAGCGCGGGGAGCCCCTTGACCACTGTCTTTTCTATGGCCCCCCGGGTCTGGGCAAGACCACCCTGGCGACTATTATTGCCCACGAGCTTGGCGTCAATCTGCGTTCCACCTCCGGCCCGGCCCTGGAGAGACCGCTGGACCTGGTCGGCCTGCTCACCAGACTTGAAGAGCGCGACGTACTGTTCATCGACGAAGTACATCGCCTCAATCGCGTGGTGGAGGAGTATCTCTATCCGGCGCTGGAAGAGTTTCAGGTGGACATCATCATCGACAAAGGGCCGAACGCTCGCTCGGTGCGGATCAAGTTGCCGCCCTTCACCTTGATCGGCGCCACTACCCGCGCCGGGCTCCTCACCTCTCCTCTGCGCTCGCGCTTTGGAGTGACCAACCGCCTCGACTACTACAAGCCAGAGGAACTCTTCCTAATCATTCAGCGTTCTGCGCGCATCTTGGGCATTGGCCTGGACGAAGAGGCGGGTATGGAGATTGCGCGACGTTCACGAGGCACGCCCCGGGTTGCCAATCGCCTGTTGCGCCGCGTGCGCGACTTTGCCCAAGTCGAAGGACTGCCACGAATTACCCTTGCCGTGACGATTGACGCCCTGCGCAGACTGGACGTGGATGAACTGGGACTGGACGAGATGGACAAGCGCATCATCTGTACGGTGATCGAGAAGTTCAAGGGCGGGCCAGTGGGCTTGAACACACTGGCCGTGGCCGTGGGGGAAGACGGCGAGACTATCGAGGAAGTATATGAGCCCTATCTGGTGCAAGAGGGATTCATCGACCGTACCTCACGAGGGAGGACAGCCACGGAGCGCGCGTTTGTGCACTTTGGCTTCAAACAACCCCGCAGAAAGCAGGAAAGCCTGTTTTGA
- a CDS encoding D-alanine--D-alanine ligase: MSKLRIAVLLGGHSPERDVSLASGRQIAAALRERGHEVMLVDPAQGDGPLRTANGLVDVAIGPEPPSLAELPSDFGRHYIRCVEFLAEQRLDVVFNGLHGGAGEDGTIQGLLTLAGLPYTGSGVLGSALAMNKIVSKRLFERAGIRTPEWLPVDVPSAEPTAVAGAIVDSLGFPVIVKPSDQGSTVGVTKVGEPEELQGALERAAAYSRHVIVERFIDGRELTVAVLGGEALPVVEIIPEHGFYDYECKYSHGKSRYEVPAQVSEATRREAQETAVLAFQVLHTEDYGRVDMRLGKDGKIYCLEMNTLPGMTGTSLVPKAARAAGIDFPELCERIVWMALNRFRGDAHAE; the protein is encoded by the coding sequence GTGAGCAAGCTTAGAATCGCCGTGCTCCTAGGGGGACACTCGCCGGAACGGGATGTGTCCCTGGCTTCCGGCAGACAAATTGCCGCTGCCCTGCGCGAACGAGGGCACGAGGTAATGCTGGTAGACCCGGCGCAAGGCGATGGTCCTCTGCGGACCGCCAATGGACTTGTGGACGTCGCGATCGGTCCTGAGCCCCCCTCATTGGCCGAGTTACCGTCGGATTTCGGCCGCCATTACATCCGCTGTGTGGAGTTCCTGGCAGAGCAACGACTTGACGTAGTGTTTAATGGCTTGCATGGCGGCGCGGGTGAGGATGGAACCATCCAGGGCCTGCTGACCCTGGCCGGGCTGCCATACACGGGCTCAGGAGTACTGGGCAGTGCCTTGGCGATGAATAAGATTGTATCCAAGCGCTTGTTCGAGCGCGCGGGAATTCGCACACCCGAGTGGCTGCCTGTGGACGTGCCCTCGGCGGAGCCCACTGCAGTTGCAGGGGCAATCGTCGACTCGTTGGGCTTCCCGGTGATAGTGAAACCGAGTGACCAGGGGTCTACGGTGGGGGTAACCAAGGTAGGTGAGCCAGAGGAATTGCAAGGCGCCCTCGAGCGAGCGGCGGCGTATTCACGTCACGTAATTGTGGAACGCTTTATTGACGGCCGGGAATTGACTGTGGCGGTCCTCGGCGGAGAAGCGTTGCCAGTGGTGGAGATCATCCCTGAGCACGGTTTCTACGACTATGAGTGCAAGTATTCCCATGGTAAGAGCCGCTATGAAGTGCCGGCTCAGGTGAGTGAGGCGACGCGTCGGGAAGCGCAGGAGACGGCGGTGCTGGCTTTCCAGGTCCTCCACACGGAAGACTATGGGCGCGTGGACATGCGTTTGGGCAAGGACGGCAAGATCTACTGTCTTGAGATGAATACGTTGCCCGGCATGACCGGCACCAGCCTTGTACCCAAGGCCGCGCGCGCCGCCGGGATAGATTTCCCAGAATTGTGCGAGCGCATCGTATGGATGGCTCTGAACCGCTTCAGAGGGGATGCGCATGCAGAGTAG
- the ispD gene encoding 2-C-methyl-D-erythritol 4-phosphate cytidylyltransferase, translated as MRAAVIVVAAGRSERFGTGTPKQFALLRGRPMVVHALMVFERMPRVEAVELVVPGGQEGFVREEVVQRYALRKVKAIVAGGQERQDSVWAGLQALPPEVELVAVHDGARPLVNARVVEAVLEAAELHGAAIPVLRLHDTIKEVQADQVVCTLARDRLVAVQTPQAFHRTLLLEAYRAARVQGIQATDDAALVERIGYPVWVVAGDPRTMKVTTPHDFFVVEQLLAREEGA; from the coding sequence GTGCGCGCCGCAGTGATAGTGGTGGCGGCGGGACGCAGCGAGCGTTTTGGTACCGGCACCCCTAAGCAGTTTGCCCTCCTTCGTGGGCGCCCCATGGTTGTGCATGCCCTCATGGTGTTCGAACGCATGCCGCGGGTGGAAGCAGTAGAGCTAGTCGTCCCTGGCGGCCAGGAGGGTTTTGTCCGGGAGGAGGTTGTGCAGCGCTATGCCCTGCGCAAGGTGAAGGCGATCGTGGCAGGGGGGCAGGAGCGACAGGACTCGGTGTGGGCGGGCCTGCAAGCGTTACCGCCGGAGGTAGAGTTGGTGGCAGTGCATGACGGGGCACGTCCCTTGGTGAATGCCAGGGTTGTGGAGGCTGTGCTGGAGGCGGCAGAGCTCCACGGTGCGGCCATTCCGGTTCTCCGCCTGCACGACACAATCAAAGAGGTCCAGGCCGATCAGGTGGTGTGTACTCTAGCGCGCGATAGGTTGGTGGCTGTGCAGACGCCACAGGCCTTCCACCGCACGCTTTTGCTGGAAGCGTATCGGGCCGCTCGCGTCCAAGGCATACAGGCCACCGATGACGCAGCTCTGGTGGAGAGGATTGGGTATCCTGTGTGGGTGGTGGCGGGCGATCCTCGCACCATGAAGGTGACCACCCCCCACGATTTTTTTGTCGTTGAGCAGCTCCTTGCCCGTGAGGAGGGAGCATGA
- a CDS encoding glutamate--tRNA ligase family protein, producing the protein MAELVLPRVVFAPASPGALTLTEARLALVSWLLARKAGGCLVLRLDDFAGAAHDGAARLQSDLTWLGLNADEGPERGGPFGPYNQAARHELYAHFAGKLLREQTAFYCFCGPSSGERCVSGCDRLAPPRVEELRRKGRSSVLRLRGHAGEIVVEDLLRGRVAVRAENAGDPVLVTAKGDPSPELRAAVDDALMLITHVVRDEGALLFTLRQLLICRALDWDLPHVAHLPSIRPGPQGGPAQASQLTIEALRQEGYLPGTVLGFIAHLTGMDSAGLMVDSAQELLPLFAPKGLGLEPQVLDLEVLRATSRRRLGLLRDDELRAALRPLLARSGLQEHDPRLPQLLQLFREQVATVGELAQKLSLFGKDPAPVIDRAAVMYLRRESSQKVLWSVVRQLRSLARLDEEVFTGLMDAVRREIGIMGRDLWAPVRIALTGEADGPPLPKIVALLGKDAVVKLIERSLREQA; encoded by the coding sequence GTGGCTGAGCTCGTGCTACCCAGGGTAGTGTTCGCACCGGCCAGCCCTGGGGCGCTGACGCTGACAGAAGCGCGCCTTGCACTGGTCAGTTGGCTTTTGGCAAGAAAAGCTGGCGGTTGCCTGGTCCTGCGGCTGGATGATTTCGCGGGCGCGGCCCACGACGGAGCTGCGCGCCTGCAAAGTGACCTCACGTGGCTGGGCCTGAATGCCGACGAGGGTCCAGAACGCGGGGGGCCGTTCGGCCCGTACAACCAGGCTGCCCGTCATGAGCTTTACGCGCACTTTGCGGGTAAGCTCCTTCGGGAACAGACAGCGTTTTATTGCTTCTGCGGGCCAAGTTCGGGTGAGCGCTGTGTGTCGGGGTGTGATCGGCTGGCGCCTCCGCGTGTGGAGGAGCTAAGAAGGAAGGGCAGATCTTCGGTTCTGCGGCTGCGCGGACATGCGGGCGAGATCGTTGTTGAGGACCTCCTTCGAGGGAGGGTCGCGGTGCGGGCCGAAAACGCCGGCGACCCAGTGCTCGTCACCGCCAAAGGGGACCCCAGTCCGGAGCTCCGTGCCGCTGTAGATGACGCGCTGATGTTGATCACGCACGTGGTCCGGGACGAAGGGGCGCTGCTTTTCACTCTGCGGCAGCTCCTCATTTGTCGCGCCTTAGACTGGGACTTGCCACATGTTGCGCATCTGCCCTCCATCCGGCCCGGGCCACAAGGAGGACCCGCGCAGGCGTCTCAGCTCACCATCGAGGCGCTGCGCCAGGAGGGCTACCTTCCGGGCACGGTGCTGGGTTTCATCGCCCACCTTACGGGAATGGACAGCGCCGGGCTGATGGTCGACAGCGCGCAGGAGCTGCTGCCACTTTTCGCCCCCAAGGGCCTGGGGCTAGAGCCACAGGTGCTCGACCTCGAAGTGTTGCGTGCAACAAGTCGACGCCGCCTCGGCCTGTTGCGCGACGACGAGCTACGTGCTGCCCTCCGGCCTCTACTGGCGAGATCTGGTCTTCAAGAACATGATCCCCGACTTCCGCAGTTGCTGCAGTTGTTCCGGGAGCAGGTGGCAACGGTAGGGGAACTTGCGCAAAAACTGAGCCTTTTCGGCAAGGACCCAGCACCGGTGATAGATAGAGCCGCGGTGATGTACCTACGGCGGGAATCATCACAGAAGGTCCTTTGGTCCGTTGTCCGACAGCTGCGGTCCCTTGCCCGGCTTGATGAAGAGGTTTTCACTGGGCTCATGGACGCGGTCCGGCGGGAAATCGGAATCATGGGGCGTGACCTGTGGGCTCCTGTTCGCATCGCACTGACCGGGGAGGCCGATGGGCCGCCGTTGCCGAAGATCGTGGCGCTCTTAGGGAAAGATGCCGTTGTCAAACTTATCGAAAGGTCACTGCGTGAGCAAGCTTAG
- the ispF gene encoding 2-C-methyl-D-erythritol 2,4-cyclodiphosphate synthase encodes MRVGQGYDVHRLVSGRPLILGGVEIPFPQGLLGHSDADVLCHAIADALLGAAAAGDIGRHFPNTDPQWKGVSSLLLLERVAKILADAGAVVVNVDATVVAERPMLAPYIEAMRHNIAVALGISQTAVSVKATTSEGLGLTGRGEGIAASAVALIAHSGEGVESRG; translated from the coding sequence ATGAGGGTAGGCCAAGGGTATGACGTCCATCGACTGGTGAGCGGACGGCCGCTCATTCTTGGGGGTGTAGAAATCCCTTTCCCGCAAGGGTTATTGGGTCATTCGGACGCGGATGTGCTTTGCCACGCCATCGCTGATGCTCTGCTCGGGGCTGCAGCCGCGGGCGATATTGGGAGGCACTTCCCCAATACTGACCCACAGTGGAAGGGAGTGTCCAGTCTCTTGCTGTTGGAACGTGTCGCCAAAATCCTAGCCGATGCAGGCGCAGTGGTGGTGAACGTGGATGCCACGGTGGTTGCCGAGCGCCCCATGTTGGCCCCCTACATTGAGGCCATGCGCCACAATATCGCTGTCGCTCTTGGGATTTCCCAGACCGCAGTTTCGGTGAAGGCGACTACTTCGGAGGGACTGGGTCTCACCGGTAGGGGCGAGGGGATTGCTGCCTCGGCGGTCGCCCTTATTGCCCATTCAGGGGAGGGCGTCGAAAGCCGTGGCTGA
- the ruvA gene encoding Holliday junction branch migration protein RuvA, producing MITYLKGRLMHKTPTRVVIEVAGVGFDVAIPLSSFEALGDTGTEVLLLTHLHVRQDGMELFGFATPEERQMFLHLLSVPGIGPRLAHNILSGASVKELRGRIIRSDVGALSAIRGVGKKIAQRLVMDLRERLAAEETIPGAAPVAAGKVPSQVIEDALLALVSLGHPRDAAQRTLEAVLTQVEPHESLTVEELVKRALRNV from the coding sequence ATGATCACCTACCTCAAGGGCAGACTGATGCACAAGACCCCCACGCGTGTGGTCATCGAGGTGGCAGGCGTGGGGTTCGATGTAGCGATTCCCCTCTCCAGCTTCGAAGCCTTAGGCGATACCGGCACGGAGGTCCTGTTGCTGACCCACCTCCACGTGCGCCAAGACGGCATGGAACTCTTCGGTTTTGCCACGCCTGAAGAGCGGCAGATGTTTCTGCATCTGCTCTCCGTGCCAGGAATTGGCCCCAGGTTGGCTCACAATATCCTCTCTGGCGCGTCGGTGAAGGAGCTGCGTGGGCGCATCATCAGGAGCGACGTGGGGGCCCTGTCGGCCATTCGCGGCGTGGGCAAAAAGATCGCGCAGCGGCTGGTCATGGACCTGCGAGAGCGATTGGCGGCCGAGGAAACGATACCCGGCGCGGCTCCAGTGGCTGCGGGAAAGGTCCCATCCCAAGTCATCGAAGACGCCCTCCTGGCCTTGGTCTCATTAGGACATCCACGTGATGCGGCGCAAAGGACCCTCGAGGCCGTGCTGACCCAAGTGGAACCCCACGAGTCCTTGACCGTGGAGGAACTGGTCAAGCGCGCACTCCGGAACGTGTGA
- a CDS encoding BtpA/SgcQ family protein: MQSSWLEATFGLAKPLIGMVHVRPLPGSPGYNGDMQAVIEAAVRDARALAEAGFDGLLIENFGDTPFFPEKVPDVTVASMTLVCDRVRQAVGLPVGVNVLRNDAMAALSIATVVGARFIRVNILAGASVTDQGLIQGKAHELLRARKALGSEVYVLADVLVKHAAPLGSSDVVRQSRELVERAHADAIIITGKATGDPPAVETVAEVRQALPQCLLLVGSGVNPTNVQQFRSMCDGFIVGTCLKEEGQVSVRRARELVQAVRGK; encoded by the coding sequence ATGCAGAGTAGCTGGCTTGAAGCCACGTTCGGCCTGGCCAAGCCACTGATCGGGATGGTGCACGTGCGCCCCCTTCCTGGGAGCCCAGGGTATAACGGCGACATGCAGGCTGTGATTGAGGCGGCGGTACGCGATGCTCGTGCCCTGGCCGAGGCTGGGTTTGATGGACTGCTCATAGAGAACTTTGGTGATACACCCTTTTTCCCGGAAAAGGTGCCCGACGTGACGGTTGCCTCCATGACCCTGGTGTGCGACAGGGTGCGCCAGGCTGTGGGCTTGCCGGTGGGAGTAAATGTGCTCCGCAATGATGCGATGGCCGCACTCTCCATCGCCACGGTGGTTGGGGCCAGGTTCATTCGGGTGAACATCTTGGCGGGCGCTTCGGTCACCGACCAGGGACTTATCCAAGGCAAGGCTCATGAACTGCTGCGCGCGCGCAAGGCATTGGGAAGCGAGGTCTATGTGTTAGCAGATGTCCTGGTCAAGCACGCAGCCCCGCTCGGCAGCTCCGATGTGGTGCGCCAGAGCAGGGAGCTCGTCGAGCGAGCGCATGCCGACGCCATAATCATCACCGGCAAGGCAACTGGCGATCCTCCCGCGGTGGAGACCGTAGCGGAGGTGCGCCAAGCGCTTCCGCAGTGCTTGCTCCTGGTGGGAAGTGGTGTTAACCCAACAAACGTGCAACAGTTTAGGTCCATGTGCGACGGGTTCATCGTTGGTACGTGCTTGAAAGAGGAAGGACAAGTCTCAGTGCGGCGGGCCCGCGAGCTCGTACAGGCGGTGAGAGGGAAATGA